GAGGGAGACGGTGTAATGGTCAAGGCTCGAGAAAATGGTAGTGATAATAAAAATTTTGATTTGTCTCATTTCGTTTTACACACTGGTAGTTATGAAGAATATAAAAATAGATACAAATTAGATAATAAAAAAGAGTTTATTTCTATGAAGAATTCCTCAGCAAGGGAACAGTTAATTGATTATATCTACAATACTTATCAAATAACTACAAAGACAATTTTAGTGACAAATTCAGACGGTGGTCATGGTTATACTCCGTACATTTTTAAAGAGCTTGCGAAAGACTTGAATGTGAAGTATCATGAGCACTTCTGGGACGAATACCATGTTAATAAATTAGTCAAAGAATACTATAAAGAAATGCCTATCACCCTTCTTGAAAAAGTTTTTAAGGCCTTAAAAAAACACTCTAAGAGTGAGTTAGAGATGGTCCTAGATACTACAGAAAGCATTCTTACAAGTGAAGTCGAGGAAGAAAAATTTTCGATATTCAAAAGAAAACTCCTAAATAACTTTCAATATCTTAAGCCTGCTAAGTTTAGAGGATTAAAGCCACAAGGAATTGGCATTATGGAAAGTCAGCATCGAAAAGTAACCTATAGAATGAAAAAACGGGGGATGTACTGGAGCAAGAGGGGAGCTAGTACAATGAGTCAAATGATTGTGTTGTCTTACGAAGGAAAACTTCATGATCTTTTTTTTGGTCCTTGGAGAAAAGAATATGAGCCGTATAAAGAAATTACTAATTTTTCAGCTGCGGATATTTTTAATTATTCTTCAGATGAAAGAAATTATCAATTGCCTAAGTTAGCTTTAAATGCGACATATCGATATAAAAAGTAACATCTTTTAAGTAAAATAAAAAAGCGCCATTAAAAGGGCTTATTTGTCTTACATTTTTCTTAAAAAAGCTTGTTATTCCTATACTAGTGTGCTATAATTAAGGAAATTTAATCGAATAAAAGAAGCGCAGTGGCGGTAACCACTACGCTTTACCGAGTAAGACCTATTTCAACGCCCCTTACTCAGTCTTTATCATATGATACAGGATAACACCGAATCTGTCAAGACTGAGCAAAGGAAAATTTGTTCAGTCTTTTTTAAAAAGAAACTCGGTAGGTTCTCCTTAATAGATAATTGACGATTCTAAAAAATTCTTCCACATACCGTTTAAAATTAAGAGTTGAACTATTCTGAACTATATTGTACAATTATAGAATATTTCGGCAGGTGGACATCGATTGTACACCGAAAGCCTTGTTAAGCAGGGCTTTTTTGTATTGTTTTTGTTTTCAAGTTCCATATTGGGATGAATATAGTTTTTTTTATCAAATTGGTTGATACTATAAAAAGTCAAATATACCAGAGTTTACAGACAATATTTATTAAAGATCTTTCAATACTTAATAACCTTATTTTTCAAAAATTATGATTAAAAGTGTTATAATAGTACCTATCAATTTCGAGGAGTTTTTTTCAAAAAATGAGTGACAAAAGTAAGGGTATTGACTTCTGGTTGATTACACCTGTTTTAATTTTACTAGCGACTGGTTTACTTTCTATATATATTGCTTCATCACATGATTATCCTAAAGAAGTGGTTTCAATTATGTCTCAGCAAGCATTGTGGCTAGTTATTGGGTGTTTGATTGCAGCAGTGGTAATGCTTTTTAGTACGGAATTTCTTTGGAAGGTAACTCCGTTTTTATATGCTTTTGGATTGATTCTTATGGTATTGCCGATTTTTTACTATAGTCCAACCCTCTATCAGGCAACGGGTGCAAAAAACTGGATAAACATCCAGGGTGTTACCTTATTTCAACCATCAGAATTTATGAAAATTGCTTATATTTTAATGTTAGCAAGATTATCAATTTGGTTTAAGCAAAAAGAAAAACAGCCAAGTTTCAAAAATGATTGGAAAGTTATTGGCTTATATACTCTCGTAACGATACCTGTGTTAGCATTATTAGCCTTACAAAAAGATTTCGGGACTGCATTAGTCTTTATGGCTATATATGCAGGAATGTTGATTTTGGCTGGTATTTCCTGGTGGATTATCCTACCAACAGTCTTACTTGTTGTTGTGTTTATTATTTCATTTATTGTTTTGTTTAGTTTTGAGCAAGGAAAAGAATTCTTATTTAATATTGGAATGGACACATACCAAATTAATCGGATTTCTGCTTGGCTGAATCCTTTTGATTTTGCAGAATCAATTGCCTATCAACAAACTCAAGGTATGATTGCCATTGGAAGTGGTGGTATTCATGGATCTGGTTTTGATGTTGCCAATTTAGCCGTTCCTGTCAGAGAAAGTGACATGATTTTTACAGTTATAGCTGAAAATTTTGGCTTCTTAGGATCTGCTTTTATTTTGGCATTATATCTTCTCATTATTTACCGAATGATTCGTGTCACATTTGCTTCTAATAATAAATTTTATACTTATATTTCTACTGGCTTTATCATGATGATTCTATTTCATATTTTCGAAAATATCGGTGCATCATTAGGTATTTTACCTTTGACAGGTATTCCTTTACCTTTTATCTCTCAAGGAGGAAGTTCACTTGTTTCAAATTTAATTGGTGTTGGTTTAGTACTGTCAATGTATCATCAAAATTATTATCAAGATAATCCGCAAACACTTGTTTACAAAAGACGTAAAAGTAAAAAGAAGAGCCACTGAAAACTCTTCTTTTTTAGTGATTTCTAACTATATAATATTGCTAAATTATGATATAATGTTAGCATGAGATACCGTGATTATATATGGGACTTAGGTGGAACTTTACTTGATAATTATGAAGTTTCAACTCAAGCTTTTATTGAAACATTAGACCAGTATGGTAAAGTTGCAAATCATGACCAAGTCTATTCAAAATTAAAAGAATCCACTGCAATTGCAATTGAAACTTTTGCAAGTGATATTCCACATTTTTTAAAAGCTTATAAAGACAGAGAAGCTCAGCATTTAGAGTTGCCACAGTTAGTTCTTGGTGCTAAAGAAATTTTAGCTAAGATTGTGAGAGAAGATTCGAGAAATTTTTTAGTCTCTCATAGAGATAGACAAGTTTTGAGCCTATTAAAGGCAACCGATATTGAGTCTTATTTTGTTGAAGTTGTCACATCAGAATCAGGTTTTAAACGAAAACCAAGTCCAGAGAGTTTCATCTATTTAAAAGACAAATATCATATTGATAATGCCTTAGTTATTGGCGATAGAGAAATTGATAGTTTGGCAGGAAAGAGCGCAGGTTTTGATACCTTATTAGTAGACGGAAAAACGTCTTTGTTGGAGATTGTAAAATAAATGACAGAAGAAAATAGAAATTTAGAAGAATTAGCAAAAGAATATGATGCTAGCCAGATTCAAGTTTTAGAAGGACTAGAAGCTGTTCGAATGAGACCAGGGATGTATATTGGGTCTACCTCTAAAGAAGGGCTACATCACTTAGTTTGGGAAATTGTTGATAACTCTATTGATGAAGCTTTGGCAGGGTTTGCTAGTCATATTGAAGTGTTTATTGAACAAGATAACTCAATTACCGTAGTTGATGATGGACGAGGAATCCCAGTCGATATTCAAGAAAAAACAGGTCGACCTGCTGTAGAAACTGTTTTTACAGTACTCCATGCTGGTGGTAAATTTGGAGGTGGCGGTTATAAAGTTTCAGGTGGGCTTCATGGTGTCGGTTCTTCTGTAGTAAACGCTTTATCAACACAACTGGATGTTAAAGTCTATAAAAATGGTTCAATTCATTATCAAGAGTATCACCGAGGTGTTGTTGTGGCTGATTTACAAATCATTGGTGAAACAGATTTAACGGGAACCACTGTTCATTTTACACCAGATGATACAATCTTTACGGAAACTACAGAATATGATTTTGAAAAATTAGCTAAACGTATTCAAGAACTAGCTTTCTTAAATCGAGGACTTCGCATCTCAATTACTGACAAACGTGAAGGTAAAGAACAAGAAAGACACTTCCATTATGAAGGTGGGATAGCTAGTTATGTTGAGTATATCAATGAAAATAAAGATGTTATCTTTGAGAATCCAATTTACACAGATGGTGAACTAGAGGGCATAACTGTTGAAGTTGCTATGCAATACACATCAGGTTACCATGAAAATGTTATGAGTTTTGCTAATAATATTCATACTCATGAAGGTGGTACACATGAACAAGGCTTTAGAACTGCATTAACACGTGTCATTAATGATTATGCTAAGAAAAATAAAATTCTTAAAGAAAATGATGATAATTTATCTGGTGAGGATGTGAGAGAAGGACTAACTGCAGTTATTTCTGTTAAACATCCAAATCCACAGTTCGAAGGTCAAACGAAAACAAAACTTGGAAATTCTGAAGTGGTTAAAATCACAAATAGACTTTTTAGTGATGCTTTTAATCGTTTCTTACTTGAAAATCCTCAGGTAGCTCGTAAAATCGTCGAAAAAGGAATTTTGGCATCAAAAGCGAGAATTGCTGCAAAACGAGCCCGTGAAGTAACACGTAAAAAGTCTGGTTTAGAAATTTCAAATCTTCCTGGTAAATTAGCAGATTGTTCATCAAATAACGCTGAGATGAACGAATTGTTTATTGTCGAAGGTGACTCAGCAGGTGGTTCAGCTAAATCTGGTCGTAATCGTGAGTTTCAAGCTATATTACCAATTCGTGGGAAAATCCTTAATGTTGAAAAAGCAACAATGGATAAGATTTTAGCTAATGAAGAAATCAGATCACTTTTTACAGCAATGGGAACTGGTTTTGGTGCTGATTTTGATGTGACAAAATCAAGATATCAAAAACTTGTTATTATGACAGATGCAGATGTTGATGGAGCCCATATCAGAACATTACTTCTAACACTTATTTATCGTTTTATGCGTCCAGTACTTGAAGCTGGTTATGTTTATATTGCACAACCACCAATCTATGGTGTTAAAGTTGGAAGTGAAGTAAAAGCTTATATTCAACCAGGAAATAATCAAGAAGAAGAACTAAAATTAGCTCTTGAAAAATATAGTTCAGGTCGTTCAAAACCATCAGTTCAACGCTATAAAGGTTTGGGTGAGATGGATGATCACCAGTTATGGGAAACAACAATGGATCCTGAAAATCGTCTAATGGCACGTGTAAGTGTTGATGACGCTGCTGAAGCTGACAAAATTTTTGACATGTTGATGGGTGATCGTGTAGAGCCACGACGTGAATTTATTGAAGAAAATGCTGTTTACAGTACGCTTGATATTTAATCTGATATTATTTTGAAAAGCATTTTATAATATGCTATAATCTTAATGTTATAGTGTATTTTTACGTTAAAAGAATCATGTGTTAAGGAGATTAAGATGTCTAGCGGAGTTATATTGCTGATTGTAGCGATAGTCTTATTAGTGATTATTGCCTATTTGATCGGTGTTATTATAAGAAAACGAAATGATTCGTTGATTGCAAGTCTAGAAGAAAGAAAGCAAAAATTATTTGAACTGCCTGTAAATGATGAGATTGAAGAAGTAAAGGCACTTCATTTAATTGGACAAAGTCAAGTCGCTTTTCGTGAATGGAATCAAAAATGGGTTGATTTATCCTTAAATTCATTTTCTGATATTGAACATCATATTTATGAAGCCGAAAGTTTAAATGACACTTTTAATTTTATTCGTGCAAAACATGAAATAAAAAATGTTGAAAGCCAATTAAACTTAGTTGAAGAAGATATCACTTCTATTAGAGATGCACTTGCTATCTTAAAAGAACAGGAAGAAAAAAATAGTGCGAGAGTTACACATGCGCTAGACTTATACGAGACACTACAAGCTTCCATTGAAGAAAATGAAGATAATTTTGGGTCAACGATGCCTGAGATCGATAAGCAAATGAAAAATATTGAAGCTGAATTTTCTCAATTTGTTGCTCTTAACTCTTCTGGTGACCCTGTTGAAGCTTCTAAAGTATTAGACAAAGCTGAAGAACATACTATTGCTTTAGGTCAAATTAGTGAACAAATACCAGCTATTGTGGCAAAATTAGAAGATGACTTTCCAGATCAACTTGATGACCTAGAAAATGGTTATCGTCGCCTTCTAGAAGAAAACTACTATTTCCCTGAAAAAAATATCGAAACGAGATTCCAAGAGATTCGTGAATCTATCCGAGCAAATTCTTCTGAGTTAGTCACACTTGATTTGGATCGAGCTCGTGAAGAAAATAGTCATATTCAAGAAAAAATTGATCTTTTATATGATATTTTTGAAAGAGAAATTGCAGCTTATAAAGTAGTTGTTAAGAATAGTAAAATTTTACCAAAATATCTTGAACATGCGAAACAAAATAATAAACAGCTTGAAAGCGAAATTAAGCGTTTATCACATAAATATATCCTAAATGAAAATGAAGGACTAAATGTCAAATTATTTAATAAACAATTAGTTGAAATTGAAGAAACTTCATTACCGCTAGCAAAAGAATATAAAGAAAAACCAAAACCTTATTCAGATATAATGGTAACATTAGATAAAAGTATTGACTCCTTATCAACAATTGAAGAAGGTCAAATGTGTGTTTTCAATGAAGTAAAAGATATCGAACATATTGAAACAGTTGCTAGACAAAAATTAGATCAATATGTTAATCAACTTCATATGATTAAACGCTTTATGGAAAAACGTAATTTACCAGGTATACCTCAAGATTTTCTTACAATTTTCTTCACAACAAGTTCTCAATTAGAAGCTTTAATGGATGAATTAAGTAAAGGACGTATTAATATTGAGTCTGTTTCAAGATTGACAGAAGTTGCTTCATCAGCGATAGATAATTTAGAAGAAACGACTTATCAAGTTGTTCAAAATGCTACATTAACGGAACAATTGTTACAATATTCAAATCGCTACCGTAGTTTCGAAGCTGGTGTTCAACATAGCTTCGAACAAGCTTTGAAATTATTTGAAGTCGATTATGATTACAGAGCTTCATTTGAAGAGATTTCTTATGCTTTAGAAACAGTTGAACCTGGTGTAACAGATCGATTTGTTTCATCATATGAGAAAACAAGAGAACAAATGAGATTTTAAATTAAAATGGTTAGTTTTCAATTGAAGACTAACTTTTTTTTGAAACTTAAAAAGAAGGTGATTTAATGGTTAAAGGGTTATTAGTCATGGATGTTGATTCAACATTAATAAAAGAAGAAGTTATCGATCTCCTGGGTGAGACCTATGGGGTAGGTCAAGAAATTGCAAATATTACAGAATTGGCGATGCAAGGTCATTTAAACTTTGAACAATCTTTAAAAGAACGTGTAAAATTATTGAAAGGAATGTCTACGTCATCATTTGATCATATCTTATCTCATATCCACTTAAATGATGGTGCCAAAGAATTAATTGATTACTTACATGAAAATGATTATAAAGTAGGTCTTGTATCAGGCGGTTTTCATGAAATAGTTAATATTATTGCAAGAAATTTGAAAATTGATTTTGTAAAAGCAAATCACCTTGAAATTGCAAACGGAAAATTAACTGGAAATCTTGAAGGTGAAATTGTCACGCCAAATCTTAAAAAAACTATGTTAATAAAGTGGAGAGACAGTTTGTCGATTGATAAAGAAAAGACAGTTGCAATGGGTGATGGGGCTAATGATATCTTAATGATAAAAGAAGCTGGTACTGGAATAGCCTTTATGGCAAAGCCAGCATTGAAAGAAGTTGCGGACACTGAGATTAATTCTGGTAAATTGAGTGACTTGATTCCTATAATAAAAAAGAAAATTGACGATGACTAAAGACTATTTGTTGCTCCTAAGAGGAGTTAATGTGGGTGGAAAACATCCTGTAAGAATGGCTACTTTAAAGGATGATTTAGAAAAATTAAATTATTCTAAAGTGAGGTCATACATTAATAGCGGAAATATTATTTTTTCATCAGTGGTTGAAAAAAATAAAATAGAAGAACAATTAAAAACTTATTTTAATCAACATTATCCATTTTCAATCCCATTTATTTTATTAGAAAAAAATGAACTCGAAAGTGATTTTAGAAGCTTACCCGTATGGTGGCAAAATCAGTATTATCGAAAAAATGTTCTTTTTTATCTACAGGATGTCACTAAAGCTATTAAGTTAGGATTAATTGAACAGATTAGTAATAATGGTAATGAAAAGATTCATTTTGGAAAGAATGCTCTTTTCTGGGCGGTGTTAAATGAAGAAGATTATCAAAAATCTTTTTATCATAAAACATTATTAACGTTACCAATATACAAAAATGTAACGGTCAGAAATGAGAAAACCTATCAAAAACTAATCAGTATGTTGACAATAAAAAAAGACTAGTTTGCCTAGTCTTTTTTGTTTTTATGAAATAAACCTGACCAAAAAGATTTCTTTTCTTCTAAAGATGATGACTCTTTTTCTTTTGTTTTTTCAAAAAAGTCGTTTAAAGAAAAAATTGACTCTTTTGAAATTGCATGATTGGTGTGAATGACAAGTCCATAAGGTGATTGGGAAGATGATTCTGTTACTATTGTTGCAGCAATACCTTTAGACTGAGCAATTTTCATCAATTGAACTTGTTGGGAATTTGATAGTTTAGATGCTATTTTAACAAAAAGTGGCTTTTCTTTTTGCATGATACCATCTAAAATAGTATCAAATCGTTTAAGCAGTTGAGCTTGTTCTGCATCATCGATTGTCAAATATAATAAGACTCTCTCTTCAAAAGTTCCTAAATATTGTCTTTGCTGGTCAGGATCTAGACGTTTTTCGCCTGAAGCAGCTCTCATTAATTTATCATCTAAATTTGTCATTAAAACTCCTTTCAATCTTTCTTTTTACCATTATAACTTAAAATATCAAGAAAAACATAAATCTTTAGTTTTCCTGTTTATTTTCAAAATTACAGAAAATAATGATCTTTTCAAAATCTCAAATTTAGTGTAATAATCGTTAAATTAGGATTTCTAGGGCTTTTCATTTTCATAAAACAGCATTTTCGTTTGCTTAAATCATAGCTTTGTGGTATTATTAACATGTAAAAAATTAACTCATAAGGAGAGTATTATAATGTCAATTATTACTGATGTTTACGCTCGTGAAGTTCTTGACTCACGCGGTAACCCAACACTTGAAGTAGAAGTTTACACAGAATCAGGTGCTTTCGGTCGTGGTATGGTTCCTTCAGGAGCTTCTACTGGTGAACACGAAGCAGTTGAACTTCGCGATGGTGACAAATCTCGTTACGGTGGTTTAGGTACACAAAAAGCTGTTGACAATGTAAACAACGTTATCGCTGAAGCAATCATCGGTTACGATGTTCGTGATCAACAAGCTATTGACCGTGCTATGATCGAACTTGACGGTACTCCAAATAAAGGTAAACTTGGTGCTAACGCAATCCTTGGTGTTTCTATTGCTGTTGCTCGTGCAGCTGCTGACTTCTTAGAAATCCCACTTTATAGCTACCTTGGTGGTTTCAATACTAAAGTTTTACCAACTCCAATGATGAATATCGTTAATGGTGGTTCTCACTCAGATGCTCCAATCGCATTCCAAGAGTTCATGATTATGCCTGTTGGTGCACCTACTTTCAAAGAAGCACTTCGTTGGGGTGCTGAAGTATTCCATGCTCTTAAGAAAATTCTTAAAGAACGTGGTCTTGAAACTGCTGTTGGTGATGAAGGTGGATTCGCTCCTAAATTTGATGGTACAGAAGATGGTGTTGAAACTATTCTTAAAGCTATTGAAGCTGCAGGATACGAAGCTGGTGAAAATGGAATCATGATTGGTTTTGACTGTGCTTCATCAGAATTCTACGACGCAGAACGCAAAGTTTATGACTACACTAAATTTGAAGGTGAAGGTGGTGCTGTCCGTACTGCTGCAGAACAAATTGATTACCTTGAAGAGTTAGTTAACAAATATCCAATCATCACGATCGAAGATGGTATGGATGAAAATGACTGGGAAGGTTGGAGAGCTCTTACTGAACGTCTTGGTGGACGCGTACAATTAGTTGGTGATGACTTCTTTGTTACAAACACTGACTACTTAGCACGTGGTATTAAAGAAGAAGCTGCAAATTCAATCCTTATCAAAGTTAACCAAATCGGTACTTTGACTGAAACTTTCGAAGCTATTGA
This Streptococcus urinalis 2285-97 DNA region includes the following protein-coding sequences:
- a CDS encoding DUF1697 domain-containing protein, whose product is MTKDYLLLLRGVNVGGKHPVRMATLKDDLEKLNYSKVRSYINSGNIIFSSVVEKNKIEEQLKTYFNQHYPFSIPFILLEKNELESDFRSLPVWWQNQYYRKNVLFYLQDVTKAIKLGLIEQISNNGNEKIHFGKNALFWAVLNEEDYQKSFYHKTLLTLPIYKNVTVRNEKTYQKLISMLTIKKD
- a CDS encoding FtsW/RodA/SpoVE family cell cycle protein, with amino-acid sequence MSDKSKGIDFWLITPVLILLATGLLSIYIASSHDYPKEVVSIMSQQALWLVIGCLIAAVVMLFSTEFLWKVTPFLYAFGLILMVLPIFYYSPTLYQATGAKNWINIQGVTLFQPSEFMKIAYILMLARLSIWFKQKEKQPSFKNDWKVIGLYTLVTIPVLALLALQKDFGTALVFMAIYAGMLILAGISWWIILPTVLLVVVFIISFIVLFSFEQGKEFLFNIGMDTYQINRISAWLNPFDFAESIAYQQTQGMIAIGSGGIHGSGFDVANLAVPVRESDMIFTVIAENFGFLGSAFILALYLLIIYRMIRVTFASNNKFYTYISTGFIMMILFHIFENIGASLGILPLTGIPLPFISQGGSSLVSNLIGVGLVLSMYHQNYYQDNPQTLVYKRRKSKKKSH
- a CDS encoding HAD-IA family hydrolase, translating into MRYRDYIWDLGGTLLDNYEVSTQAFIETLDQYGKVANHDQVYSKLKESTAIAIETFASDIPHFLKAYKDREAQHLELPQLVLGAKEILAKIVREDSRNFLVSHRDRQVLSLLKATDIESYFVEVVTSESGFKRKPSPESFIYLKDKYHIDNALVIGDREIDSLAGKSAGFDTLLVDGKTSLLEIVK
- the ezrA gene encoding septation ring formation regulator EzrA, with protein sequence MSSGVILLIVAIVLLVIIAYLIGVIIRKRNDSLIASLEERKQKLFELPVNDEIEEVKALHLIGQSQVAFREWNQKWVDLSLNSFSDIEHHIYEAESLNDTFNFIRAKHEIKNVESQLNLVEEDITSIRDALAILKEQEEKNSARVTHALDLYETLQASIEENEDNFGSTMPEIDKQMKNIEAEFSQFVALNSSGDPVEASKVLDKAEEHTIALGQISEQIPAIVAKLEDDFPDQLDDLENGYRRLLEENYYFPEKNIETRFQEIRESIRANSSELVTLDLDRAREENSHIQEKIDLLYDIFEREIAAYKVVVKNSKILPKYLEHAKQNNKQLESEIKRLSHKYILNENEGLNVKLFNKQLVEIEETSLPLAKEYKEKPKPYSDIMVTLDKSIDSLSTIEEGQMCVFNEVKDIEHIETVARQKLDQYVNQLHMIKRFMEKRNLPGIPQDFLTIFFTTSSQLEALMDELSKGRINIESVSRLTEVASSAIDNLEETTYQVVQNATLTEQLLQYSNRYRSFEAGVQHSFEQALKLFEVDYDYRASFEEISYALETVEPGVTDRFVSSYEKTREQMRF
- the eno gene encoding surface-displayed alpha-enolase translates to MSIITDVYAREVLDSRGNPTLEVEVYTESGAFGRGMVPSGASTGEHEAVELRDGDKSRYGGLGTQKAVDNVNNVIAEAIIGYDVRDQQAIDRAMIELDGTPNKGKLGANAILGVSIAVARAAADFLEIPLYSYLGGFNTKVLPTPMMNIVNGGSHSDAPIAFQEFMIMPVGAPTFKEALRWGAEVFHALKKILKERGLETAVGDEGGFAPKFDGTEDGVETILKAIEAAGYEAGENGIMIGFDCASSEFYDAERKVYDYTKFEGEGGAVRTAAEQIDYLEELVNKYPIITIEDGMDENDWEGWRALTERLGGRVQLVGDDFFVTNTDYLARGIKEEAANSILIKVNQIGTLTETFEAIEMAKEAGYTAVVSHRSGETEDSTIADIAVATNAGQIKTGSLSRTDRIAKYNQLLRIEDQLGEVAQYKGIKSFYNLKK
- the serB gene encoding phosphoserine phosphatase SerB — its product is MVKGLLVMDVDSTLIKEEVIDLLGETYGVGQEIANITELAMQGHLNFEQSLKERVKLLKGMSTSSFDHILSHIHLNDGAKELIDYLHENDYKVGLVSGGFHEIVNIIARNLKIDFVKANHLEIANGKLTGNLEGEIVTPNLKKTMLIKWRDSLSIDKEKTVAMGDGANDILMIKEAGTGIAFMAKPALKEVADTEINSGKLSDLIPIIKKKIDDD
- the gyrB gene encoding DNA topoisomerase (ATP-hydrolyzing) subunit B; protein product: MTEENRNLEELAKEYDASQIQVLEGLEAVRMRPGMYIGSTSKEGLHHLVWEIVDNSIDEALAGFASHIEVFIEQDNSITVVDDGRGIPVDIQEKTGRPAVETVFTVLHAGGKFGGGGYKVSGGLHGVGSSVVNALSTQLDVKVYKNGSIHYQEYHRGVVVADLQIIGETDLTGTTVHFTPDDTIFTETTEYDFEKLAKRIQELAFLNRGLRISITDKREGKEQERHFHYEGGIASYVEYINENKDVIFENPIYTDGELEGITVEVAMQYTSGYHENVMSFANNIHTHEGGTHEQGFRTALTRVINDYAKKNKILKENDDNLSGEDVREGLTAVISVKHPNPQFEGQTKTKLGNSEVVKITNRLFSDAFNRFLLENPQVARKIVEKGILASKARIAAKRAREVTRKKSGLEISNLPGKLADCSSNNAEMNELFIVEGDSAGGSAKSGRNREFQAILPIRGKILNVEKATMDKILANEEIRSLFTAMGTGFGADFDVTKSRYQKLVIMTDADVDGAHIRTLLLTLIYRFMRPVLEAGYVYIAQPPIYGVKVGSEVKAYIQPGNNQEEELKLALEKYSSGRSKPSVQRYKGLGEMDDHQLWETTMDPENRLMARVSVDDAAEADKIFDMLMGDRVEPRREFIEENAVYSTLDI
- a CDS encoding ISLre2 family transposase gives rise to the protein MEVIQESSIREQFKSNNNTWFQNFINEYDNKMEATMKNKGYRCIHSMERTVIFTFGEFTFRRKRWKKGSKWVVPVDTMLGLEKNTRYSLEFMYQVACLSTLMSYDMVVKAIDLVYQVSITKPSVVKAVKMCGELINEKNNYRYFNEYKPKESIDILYIEGDGVMVKARENGSDNKNFDLSHFVLHTGSYEEYKNRYKLDNKKEFISMKNSSAREQLIDYIYNTYQITTKTILVTNSDGGHGYTPYIFKELAKDLNVKYHEHFWDEYHVNKLVKEYYKEMPITLLEKVFKALKKHSKSELEMVLDTTESILTSEVEEEKFSIFKRKLLNNFQYLKPAKFRGLKPQGIGIMESQHRKVTYRMKKRGMYWSKRGASTMSQMIVLSYEGKLHDLFFGPWRKEYEPYKEITNFSAADIFNYSSDERNYQLPKLALNATYRYKK
- a CDS encoding YueI family protein is translated as MTNLDDKLMRAASGEKRLDPDQQRQYLGTFEERVLLYLTIDDAEQAQLLKRFDTILDGIMQKEKPLFVKIASKLSNSQQVQLMKIAQSKGIAATIVTESSSQSPYGLVIHTNHAISKESIFSLNDFFEKTKEKESSSLEEKKSFWSGLFHKNKKD